One Natranaerovirga pectinivora genomic window, TTTTGTCTTTGCTCCTTTCAAATTTAGATCTGTAATTTTCATTTTCTAATTCAACAGAAATAAAGACCTCATTATTATTGATACTTAGCTTGCTTTTTACATTCCCAAAAGTTTTTGTTGGAAGGGAACATAAGATCTCTTTGTTTGCGCCTTCATTTTTATGTATAAACTGCACATTAAATTGTGTTATTTGACCATCTACTATAATAGGCAATTGAAAATACTCTTTTTTTGATAAATAGTTTTGAATTTGGAAGAGTTTTTCACTGTCCTCAAAAGCTTTTTGAAGATTTGTTGTCATATTACCTACATAGCTTTCTTTTTTTACTTGGGTTAATAAAGACTTGATATGATCTAATTGCTCTTCTATTCTATTTTCATCAACTAAACCCAATAAATTCTCTAGTGATTCTACAATACTATCTTTGCTTTCTTTATTTACTGAATCCATAATGGTCTTAAGAACGTCTTTAAAGTCAAAGTTGTTTTGAAGCATGGTTTGAACATTTACAATATTCTCAATTGTATATGGCATTTCAAATTGATTCATAAAAGCTATGGCTTCAACGCTAACACCCGATAGCATTTGTATTTTATCTTGTAGTGGTGTATTTGTTTTTTCTTCTATTTGTGTTTCCCTCATAGGCATATCCAAATTACTTAATCTATCAACTAATTTCTCCATTGATAAATCTAATATATTAATATCTTCATTTAAGAATTGTAACTTTTCTAGTGTAGCAGTATCTTCAAATTCCTTTAACAAATTAGAATAATAATCTATTTTACTATTGTTTGAAGTTTGTGAATTTTTTAGTATGCCATTATCAATCTGATGCTCGATATTTTTAGAATCAAGTTTTAGTTCTTCTAATAATCCAAAATCCTCATCAATGGTTATATCTAATGCTCTTTTTGTCATTAGTCTTGTTGCCGTCAAAAGATTTTTAAGGTTGATTTCTTGATTTTGATTGATTAAGAATCCTACAACTTTTCCTTCTGATTTTTCTATACTACTTAATAGCCTATAGATCCCAATTAAGGCGTTTCTCTCATTTTCATTAATTTCTTTGTCCTTATCAAGTTGCCAAATGTACTCACTGTATTTTTCTTCATTTAAAAAACCCATTTTTTCTTTTATATCCGTTATTTCAATTAACAAATCATCCATTGGCATATGAAGGGGATTCTTTCCTTCTTTTATAAACTGCACAATTATAGAAGGGTGCATTGCCTTAAGCAAATGATTGATCTTTATATCTAAATTTTTAACAACCATTATATTGTCTTCATTTATAGGCATTTGATGATACGCCAAGGCTTTAACAGCCCTTTCATTTTGCTGAGTAATTTCTAATCCAAGATCTTCTAGTATAGGGTGTATTTGATTATATGTTTTAACAATAGAATCTCCAAGGTCTTTTCTAGGTTGTGTCATTAAACTTTCATAGGAATTATGGGCCTTTTCTACATTTGCTTTCTCTTCTAATCCTAAAATGTGTATTTCATCTATTGTTTCAGATGTATTTTCATTATATAATTTCCCCATAAGGGTCATGGGCATATTTTTTATTTCTTGAACTTTATAATCTGTTTCTTTTAAGATATCATAATTCTCTTGTGTTTTTTCAACATTATTTTCTTCAAGTAATTGATGGTAGTGTTCTTTTTCAATTTCTCTAAGGGATTCTACTATTTTATCTAATTTCTCTGTTTCAATTAGAATACCTTTATTAATCAGTTTTCTTGCGGAATCATAAGTTAGCTTTAGTCTAATTTCTTCTAACTCCCTTTTAGCTGATATAAACTTTAATTCACTTTGTTTATCAAGGGTTATTTCTTCATTTGAAATATTGACTTCACTTATCTTATTAATATTTACTTCTAAGTTTTCTTTAATAGCATATTTTATTTTTTGATCTTTAATATTAATTAATTTTGTTTGTATTTCCTCATAATAACCAACTATATTCTCATTCCTATTTGTACTATCTATAAAGGTGGTAATATTGCTTTTTCCCTGTCTTATATTATTAGCAATTAAATCCACTATTTCATCTTGATTCATTTCTTTAATAAGTTTTATTTCTCGTATTTTATCAAAGTTTTTAATAGTGATATGAACGTCATTTTCAATTAGCATTTTTGCTGTTGCCATGTTTTCTTTGGAGTGCTCTATATGTGATTCTTCAAAGATTTTTTCTATTTGGCCCTCTAAGGACTGAAAATCTATCTCTTTTGTTTGTGTTTTGCCTGCTGAATATGTGGCTTTATATAAATTATCTAAGTTAATCTCCAAGTCATTTTTTAGCAAATACACTATAGAGTCGTGGTTTAAATTTACAAAAGATTCATGTTGATTTACAGCTTTTAAGATTTTAGCTATTGTATAAGCATTAACTGGCAAATTATTTTTTTGTAGCTTGCTTATAATACTTTTCAATTGTTCTGTGTTGTTAGTGATCTCTGAGTATTGATCTACTAATTTTTCTAAACCTTCTGCATTACTTTCAACCTTTGTTTCTTTTATACGATTTAAGATTTTATTCAAATCTCCTAAAGGAATTTTTTCAGGGTTATATCCTTCTTTAATCATCCTATCAATATCTTTTTCAGTTACCCTAGACATAAACAATTCGATTCCATTTTTTATATCTTCTTCATTGGTCTCTTCTTTGTTATCTTCTAAGCTTGATATCATATCAAATAAATTAACTATAGCTTTAGACTGGGTGCATTTATTAAGTTTGACCTCATTATCTAATGCATTATCTGCTATATATTTCAACTCTATCTTATTATTGGTCATTCCAATAATTTCGAAAGATACCTTCTCACCTGTCTTTTTATTGGCCAATGAACCACTATTGAATGCAAATACATTGTTATTAATTTTAACAATTGCTGATTGATCTTGAAATCCTAAAATTGTTCCTTGTATCTGTTCACCTTTTTTTCCTAATTGACCTATATTAGGAATCTGTAATTGATTATTATGTACTGATTTTTCTAATACCCTCATGTCATCACTCCAAAGGTTTTTATGCCTATCTTCTTTTATTGTTTATCGACAGTTTTTATGAA contains:
- a CDS encoding DUF6240 domain-containing protein, which translates into the protein MRVLEKSVHNNQLQIPNIGQLGKKGEQIQGTILGFQDQSAIVKINNNVFAFNSGSLANKKTGEKVSFEIIGMTNNKIELKYIADNALDNEVKLNKCTQSKAIVNLFDMISSLEDNKEETNEEDIKNGIELFMSRVTEKDIDRMIKEGYNPEKIPLGDLNKILNRIKETKVESNAEGLEKLVDQYSEITNNTEQLKSIISKLQKNNLPVNAYTIAKILKAVNQHESFVNLNHDSIVYLLKNDLEINLDNLYKATYSAGKTQTKEIDFQSLEGQIEKIFEESHIEHSKENMATAKMLIENDVHITIKNFDKIREIKLIKEMNQDEIVDLIANNIRQGKSNITTFIDSTNRNENIVGYYEEIQTKLINIKDQKIKYAIKENLEVNINKISEVNISNEEITLDKQSELKFISAKRELEEIRLKLTYDSARKLINKGILIETEKLDKIVESLREIEKEHYHQLLEENNVEKTQENYDILKETDYKVQEIKNMPMTLMGKLYNENTSETIDEIHILGLEEKANVEKAHNSYESLMTQPRKDLGDSIVKTYNQIHPILEDLGLEITQQNERAVKALAYHQMPINEDNIMVVKNLDIKINHLLKAMHPSIIVQFIKEGKNPLHMPMDDLLIEITDIKEKMGFLNEEKYSEYIWQLDKDKEINENERNALIGIYRLLSSIEKSEGKVVGFLINQNQEINLKNLLTATRLMTKRALDITIDEDFGLLEELKLDSKNIEHQIDNGILKNSQTSNNSKIDYYSNLLKEFEDTATLEKLQFLNEDINILDLSMEKLVDRLSNLDMPMRETQIEEKTNTPLQDKIQMLSGVSVEAIAFMNQFEMPYTIENIVNVQTMLQNNFDFKDVLKTIMDSVNKESKDSIVESLENLLGLVDENRIEEQLDHIKSLLTQVKKESYVGNMTTNLQKAFEDSEKLFQIQNYLSKKEYFQLPIIVDGQITQFNVQFIHKNEGANKEILCSLPTKTFGNVKSKLSINNNEVFISVELENENYRSKFERSKDKIINGVQALGYEVKHIDIRNKSTEKGVLMNNRTKLIKEGKYDIFI